One genomic segment of Bacteroides caccae includes these proteins:
- a CDS encoding V-type ATP synthase subunit A translates to MATKGTVSGVIANMVTLVVDGPVAQNEICYISTGGDKLMAEVIKVVGSQVYVQVFESTRGLKVGAEAEFTGHMLEVTLGPGMLSKNYDGLQNDLDKMDGVFLKRGQYTYPLDKERVWHFVPLVNAGDKVQASAWLGQVDENFQPLKMMAPFTLQGTATVKTIMPEGDYKIEDTIAILTDEEGNDIPVTMIQRWPVKRAMTNYKEKPRPFKLLETGVRVIDTLNPIVEGGTGFIPGPFGTGKTVLQHAISKQAEADIVIIAACGERANEVVEIFTEFPELVDPHTGRKLMERTIIIANTSNMPVAAREASVYTAMTLAEYYRSMGLKVLLMADSTSRWAQALREMSNRMEELPGPDAFPMDISAIISNFYGRAGYVKLSNGETGSITFIGTVSPAGGNLKEPVTENTKKVARCFYALEQDRADKKRYPAVNPIDSYSKYIEYPEFEEYIKGHINDEWIGKVNELKTRLQRGKEIAEQINILGDDGVPVEYHVTFWKSELIDFVILQQDAFDEIDAVTPMERQEDILNMVIDICHTEFEFDNFNEVMDYFKKMINICKQMNYSKFKSEQYEGFQQQLKELIAERSIKQ, encoded by the coding sequence ATGGCAACAAAAGGAACTGTTAGTGGCGTTATTGCCAACATGGTGACCCTCGTCGTTGACGGACCGGTAGCTCAGAATGAGATTTGTTATATCTCTACCGGTGGCGATAAGTTAATGGCGGAGGTGATTAAGGTTGTAGGTTCACAGGTATATGTTCAGGTGTTCGAGAGTACACGTGGACTGAAAGTGGGCGCCGAAGCCGAATTTACAGGACACATGCTTGAGGTGACATTAGGCCCGGGTATGTTATCGAAAAACTACGACGGTCTGCAAAATGACCTTGACAAGATGGACGGGGTTTTTCTGAAGAGAGGACAATATACGTATCCGTTGGATAAAGAACGTGTATGGCACTTCGTTCCATTGGTAAACGCGGGTGATAAAGTACAAGCTTCCGCGTGGCTGGGGCAGGTGGATGAGAACTTCCAGCCGTTGAAAATGATGGCGCCGTTTACATTGCAGGGAACTGCTACTGTAAAGACTATCATGCCGGAAGGTGATTATAAGATTGAGGATACGATTGCTATCCTGACTGATGAGGAAGGAAATGATATTCCTGTGACTATGATTCAGAGGTGGCCTGTGAAACGTGCCATGACGAATTACAAGGAGAAACCGCGTCCTTTCAAACTGTTGGAAACCGGTGTGCGTGTGATTGATACGCTGAATCCGATTGTGGAAGGTGGTACCGGCTTTATACCGGGTCCGTTCGGTACAGGGAAGACGGTGCTTCAGCATGCTATTTCCAAACAAGCGGAAGCTGACATCGTAATTATCGCCGCTTGCGGTGAACGTGCGAACGAGGTTGTGGAGATCTTTACCGAATTCCCAGAACTGGTGGACCCGCACACGGGACGTAAACTTATGGAACGTACGATCATTATCGCCAATACTTCTAATATGCCGGTTGCTGCCCGTGAAGCATCTGTATATACAGCAATGACATTGGCAGAATATTATCGTTCTATGGGACTGAAAGTGTTGTTAATGGCGGATTCTACTTCACGTTGGGCGCAGGCGTTGCGTGAGATGTCCAACCGTATGGAAGAGTTGCCCGGACCAGATGCTTTCCCGATGGATATTTCGGCTATTATCTCAAACTTCTATGGCCGTGCCGGTTATGTGAAACTTTCTAATGGTGAAACGGGCTCAATTACTTTTATCGGTACGGTATCTCCTGCCGGTGGTAACTTGAAAGAGCCGGTAACTGAAAACACGAAGAAAGTGGCCCGTTGTTTCTACGCTTTGGAGCAGGACCGTGCTGATAAGAAACGTTATCCGGCTGTGAACCCGATTGATTCTTATTCTAAATATATCGAATATCCGGAATTTGAAGAATATATCAAAGGTCATATCAATGATGAATGGATTGGTAAGGTGAATGAACTCAAAACCCGTTTGCAACGTGGTAAGGAGATTGCCGAACAGATTAATATCCTTGGTGACGACGGTGTGCCGGTAGAATATCACGTTACTTTCTGGAAATCGGAATTGATCGACTTTGTTATCTTGCAGCAGGATGCATTCGATGAAATCGATGCCGTAACACCTATGGAACGTCAGGAGGATATCTTGAATATGGTGATTGACATCTGTCATACGGAGTTTGAATTTGATAACTTCAACGAAGTAATGGATTACTTCAAGAAGATGATTAATATCTGTAAGCAGATGAACTACTCGAAGTTCAAATCAGAGCAGTATGAGGGATTCCAACAGCAATTGAAGGAATTGATTGCCGAAAGAAGTATTAAACAGTAA
- a CDS encoding V-type ATP synthase subunit B: MATKAFQKIYTKITQITKATCSLKATGVGYDELATVDGKLAQVVKIAGDDVTLQVFEGTEGIPTNAEVVFLGKSPTLKVSEQLAGRFFNAFGDPIDGGPEIEGQEVEIGGPSVNPVRRKQPSELIATGIAGIDLNNTLVSGQKIPFFADPDQPFNQVMANVALRAETDKIILGGMGMTNDDYLYFKNVFSNAGALDRIVSFMNTTENPPVERLLIPDMALTAAEYFAVNNNEKVLVLLTDMTSYADALAIVSNRMDQIPSKDSMPGSIYSDLAKIYEKAVQFPSGGSITIIAVTTLSGGDITHAVPDNTGYITEGQLFLRRDSDIGKVIVDPFRSLSRLKQLVTGKKTRKDHPQVMNAAVRLYADAANAKTKMENGFDLTNYDERTLAFAKDYSNQLLAIDVNLDTTEMLDVAWGLFGRYFRPEEVNIKKDLVDQYWPKGE; encoded by the coding sequence ATGGCAACAAAAGCTTTTCAAAAGATATATACCAAGATTACTCAGATTACTAAGGCTACCTGTTCGTTGAAAGCAACGGGAGTAGGGTATGATGAGCTTGCCACTGTGGATGGTAAACTGGCACAGGTGGTTAAGATTGCCGGTGACGATGTCACTTTGCAGGTATTTGAAGGTACAGAGGGTATTCCTACCAATGCTGAAGTCGTATTTCTCGGCAAATCTCCTACATTAAAGGTTAGTGAGCAGTTGGCAGGACGTTTCTTCAATGCTTTTGGTGACCCGATTGACGGTGGTCCCGAGATTGAAGGACAGGAAGTGGAAATCGGTGGTCCGTCAGTGAATCCGGTTCGGCGCAAACAACCGTCGGAACTGATTGCGACAGGTATTGCCGGTATCGACTTGAATAATACGCTGGTGTCCGGTCAGAAGATTCCATTTTTTGCTGACCCCGACCAGCCTTTCAACCAAGTAATGGCAAATGTGGCATTGCGTGCTGAAACAGATAAGATTATTCTGGGCGGTATGGGTATGACGAATGACGACTACTTGTACTTTAAGAATGTGTTCTCCAATGCTGGTGCTCTTGACCGTATTGTGAGTTTCATGAATACGACCGAGAATCCTCCGGTGGAACGTTTGTTGATTCCGGATATGGCGTTGACTGCTGCTGAATATTTTGCAGTAAATAATAATGAGAAGGTGTTGGTGTTGTTGACTGATATGACCAGCTACGCCGATGCGTTGGCAATTGTATCTAACCGTATGGACCAGATTCCTTCAAAAGACTCTATGCCGGGTTCGATTTATTCCGATTTGGCGAAGATTTACGAGAAGGCGGTGCAGTTCCCTTCTGGTGGTTCTATTACGATTATTGCGGTGACTACTTTGTCCGGTGGCGATATTACGCACGCTGTGCCTGATAATACAGGTTATATCACGGAAGGCCAGTTGTTCCTGCGTCGTGATAGTGATATTGGTAAGGTAATTGTCGATCCGTTCCGTTCATTGTCTCGTTTGAAACAGTTGGTAACCGGTAAAAAGACACGTAAGGACCACCCGCAGGTGATGAATGCTGCTGTACGTCTGTATGCCGATGCTGCTAATGCGAAGACCAAAATGGAAAACGGTTTCGACCTGACGAACTACGACGAACGTACGTTGGCTTTCGCGAAAGACTATTCCAACCAGTTGTTGGCCATTGATGTCAATCTTGATACGACTGAAATGTTAGACGTAGCTTGGGGCTTGTTCGGCAGATACTTCCGTCCGGAAGAAGTAAATATTAAGAAAGACCTGGTAGATCAATACTGGCCGAAAGGTGAATAA
- a CDS encoding V-type ATP synthase subunit D, giving the protein MAIKFQYNKTSLQQLEKQLKVRVRTLPIIKNKESALRMEVKRCKTEAADLEDRLEQQIQAYEAMFALWNEFDASLIKVNDVHLGVKKIAGVRVPLLENIDFEIRPYSMFNAPKWYADGIHLLEELAHTAIEREFMLAKLNLLEHARKKTTQKVNLFEKVQIPGYQDALRKIKRFMEDEENLSKSSQKIMKSHQEKRKEVEA; this is encoded by the coding sequence GTGGCTATAAAGTTTCAATATAACAAAACCTCCCTTCAGCAGCTCGAAAAGCAACTGAAAGTGCGGGTACGTACGCTTCCTATTATCAAGAATAAGGAAAGTGCCCTCCGCATGGAAGTGAAGCGCTGTAAAACGGAAGCTGCCGATTTGGAGGATAGGCTCGAACAACAAATTCAAGCCTATGAAGCCATGTTCGCCCTTTGGAATGAGTTTGACGCTTCATTGATAAAGGTGAATGATGTTCATCTTGGCGTGAAGAAGATTGCGGGTGTACGTGTACCGCTACTCGAAAATATAGATTTCGAGATACGTCCGTACAGTATGTTCAACGCTCCCAAGTGGTATGCCGACGGTATCCATTTGTTGGAAGAACTGGCCCATACGGCAATCGAACGCGAGTTTATGCTCGCCAAGCTGAATCTGTTAGAACATGCAAGGAAAAAGACCACTCAGAAAGTGAACCTTTTTGAGAAGGTGCAGATACCAGGCTATCAGGATGCATTGCGAAAGATCAAACGATTTATGGAAGATGAAGAAAACCTGTCGAAGTCTTCGCAAAAGATCATGAAGTCTCATCAAGAAAAAAGGAAGGAGGTAGAAGCATGA